A single window of Acidobacteriota bacterium DNA harbors:
- a CDS encoding cyclase family protein, whose product MVARNLIDLSHEIEAGMTTYPGLPAPAISDHLSREAARSVYAAGTTFQIGRIEMVGNTGTYVDAPFHRFAEGGDLASLPLERLANLDGIVIDASNRDGRAIGVEYFAERSLKHRAVLLHTGWSAHWRTQQYGESAPFLTRAAAEFLVAADVALVGIDSVNIDDRNDSERPAHTVLLGAGIPIAEHLCNLDQLPNSGFRFHAVPVKFRGVGTFPVRAYAVIE is encoded by the coding sequence ATGGTGGCGAGAAACCTGATTGACCTAAGCCACGAAATCGAAGCGGGCATGACGACCTATCCCGGATTGCCCGCTCCGGCAATTTCCGATCATCTGAGCCGTGAAGCTGCGCGCAGCGTGTATGCCGCGGGCACGACCTTTCAGATTGGCCGTATTGAAATGGTTGGCAACACCGGAACCTATGTGGATGCGCCATTTCACCGCTTTGCCGAAGGCGGCGACCTGGCTTCGCTGCCGTTGGAGCGGTTGGCTAACCTGGACGGAATTGTGATTGATGCGAGCAATCGTGATGGCCGGGCGATTGGTGTTGAGTATTTTGCGGAACGAAGTTTGAAACATCGTGCGGTGCTCCTTCATACAGGATGGAGCGCTCACTGGCGAACGCAACAATACGGGGAATCGGCTCCGTTTTTGACCCGCGCGGCGGCAGAATTCCTGGTCGCTGCCGATGTTGCGCTGGTTGGAATTGATTCCGTCAACATTGACGACAGGAACGACAGCGAACGCCCGGCGCACACGGTGTTGCTTGGTGCTGGAATTCCGATTGCTGAACATCTTTGCAATCTGGATCAATTACCAAATTCGGGTTTTCGTTTTCATGCCGTGCCGGTAAAGTTTCGCGGAGTCGGCACGTTCCCGGTCAGAGCTTACGCAGTGATTGAATGA
- a CDS encoding HEPN domain-containing protein encodes MKQITTEWITKAEKDWISAQRETRARKDPHYDLACFSAQQCAEKYLKARLVEAGIPFRKTHDLVQLLNLAQTVEPGWSVLNNDLSYLNAFAVDYRYPGADATKTIAKDAIKCCRNVRKLIRQSFGLPI; translated from the coding sequence ATGAAGCAGATCACAACGGAATGGATAACCAAAGCGGAGAAAGATTGGATCAGCGCGCAGCGTGAAACCCGCGCTCGCAAAGACCCGCATTACGATCTGGCTTGTTTTTCCGCGCAACAGTGCGCTGAGAAATACCTGAAAGCCCGCTTGGTCGAAGCCGGAATCCCGTTCCGAAAAACGCATGATCTGGTTCAGTTGCTCAATCTGGCTCAAACCGTTGAACCTGGCTGGAGCGTTTTGAATAACGATTTGTCTTACCTGAATGCTTTCGCTGTTGATTATCGTTATCCGGGAGCGGATGCCACCAAAACGATTGCGAAAGATGCAATCAAATGCTGTCGCAATGTGCGCAAGCTGATTCGCCAATCGTTTGGCTTGCCGATCTGA
- a CDS encoding DUF979 domain-containing protein has product MIERIFSLDAVYVLTGIVLFIFAAMTFRDRSNPRRIGSGFFWFLLGLIFAFGSVLPYWLTGLLVLLMVGIDGAGRVGRGTSVEQETSGLEVRAPAKFGNQIFVPVIAIPVMTFFFAILFRLLGMDANRGALVGLGFGGVAAMIIALGLTRSNWRVMMNEGQRLNEAMGAVNILPQLLASLGVIFTAAKVGELIASGIQSVIPGNNLFLLVLANCLGMALFTIVMGNSFAAFPVIATGVLVPLIIKPFGVNPAMAAIITLTAGSSGTLMTPMAANFNIVPAALLNLRDQYGVIKFQLPYALTIWAFHVVLLWLLIKVS; this is encoded by the coding sequence ATGATCGAAAGAATCTTCAGTTTGGACGCGGTGTACGTGCTGACGGGAATCGTGTTGTTTATTTTTGCGGCGATGACGTTTCGCGACCGAAGCAATCCGCGACGAATCGGCAGCGGATTTTTTTGGTTCCTACTGGGACTGATTTTCGCCTTTGGCAGCGTGCTGCCTTATTGGTTGACAGGGTTATTGGTGTTGTTGATGGTCGGAATTGACGGCGCGGGGCGAGTGGGACGCGGAACCAGTGTGGAGCAGGAAACAAGCGGACTGGAAGTCCGCGCTCCGGCGAAATTCGGCAACCAAATCTTCGTTCCGGTGATCGCCATTCCGGTGATGACGTTTTTCTTCGCCATCCTGTTTCGGCTCTTAGGCATGGACGCCAACCGTGGCGCGCTGGTCGGATTGGGTTTCGGCGGTGTTGCGGCCATGATCATCGCGTTGGGGCTGACCCGGTCAAACTGGCGCGTGATGATGAACGAAGGCCAAAGGTTGAACGAAGCAATGGGCGCGGTGAACATTTTGCCGCAGTTGCTGGCTTCGCTGGGCGTGATTTTTACGGCGGCAAAAGTTGGTGAGTTGATTGCCAGCGGCATTCAATCTGTGATCCCCGGCAACAATTTGTTTTTGCTGGTGCTGGCGAACTGCCTGGGGATGGCGTTGTTCACCATTGTCATGGGCAATTCGTTTGCAGCGTTTCCTGTGATTGCCACGGGTGTATTGGTTCCGCTGATTATCAAACCGTTCGGCGTCAATCCGGCAATGGCGGCGATCATTACGTTGACTGCCGGTTCCAGCGGCACGCTGATGACGCCGATGGCTGCAAATTTCAATATCGTCCCGGCGGCGCTGTTGAACTTGCGCGACCAGTACGGTGTGATCAAATTCCAATTGCCGTATGCGCTTACGATCTGGGCTTTTCACGTGGTATTGTTGTGGCTCCTGATCAAAGTCTCCTAA
- a CDS encoding aminotransferase class I/II-fold pyridoxal phosphate-dependent enzyme, whose product MNKDKAEMKGLQTKSVYAAQKLNRTSAISPPIWQTTTFGAETAEEFAEIAIATKPQEFYTRYGNPNHAMVEETLAELEGGELALVFGSGMGAIFSAIASQLNIGDHIIAQRNHYAGATSLLKDILPRWGIEVSFVDQTSNAEFADAVKPNTKMIYVETPVNPLMQLTDLRFIVELAKSKGILTICDNTFATPINQRPLEFGIDAVVHSATKYIGGHHDVTAGAMVGNQELLERVWRFALVAGAALSPFDAWLLLRGLRTLGLRVDRHNSNAMALARFLETHPKVARVYYPGLETHPQHELAKSQMSGFTGMLSAELRGGYSAADKVMSALKLGVRAASLGGFETLVVHPASMWSLQLSPEQRAATGINEGLIRISVGLEDEADLLGDFDQALAQI is encoded by the coding sequence ATGAACAAGGACAAAGCAGAAATGAAGGGCCTGCAAACCAAATCGGTTTACGCAGCTCAAAAATTGAATCGAACTTCGGCCATCAGCCCGCCAATTTGGCAAACAACCACGTTTGGTGCTGAAACCGCCGAAGAGTTCGCCGAAATCGCCATCGCCACCAAACCGCAGGAGTTTTACACCCGCTACGGCAATCCCAACCACGCGATGGTGGAAGAAACCTTGGCGGAACTGGAAGGCGGCGAACTGGCGCTGGTGTTCGGTTCCGGCATGGGAGCGATCTTTTCTGCCATTGCCAGCCAATTGAACATAGGCGACCACATCATTGCGCAGCGAAATCATTACGCCGGAGCCACCTCGCTGCTGAAAGACATCCTGCCTCGCTGGGGCATCGAAGTCAGTTTCGTGGACCAAACCAGCAATGCCGAATTTGCCGACGCGGTGAAACCCAACACTAAAATGATTTACGTCGAAACGCCGGTCAATCCGCTGATGCAATTGACCGATTTGCGGTTCATCGTCGAACTGGCCAAATCCAAGGGGATTTTGACCATTTGCGATAACACCTTTGCGACACCGATCAATCAGCGCCCTTTGGAATTTGGCATTGACGCCGTTGTCCACAGCGCGACGAAATATATTGGCGGCCACCACGACGTCACCGCTGGAGCAATGGTTGGCAACCAGGAGTTGCTTGAGCGGGTCTGGCGCTTTGCGCTGGTGGCCGGAGCCGCCCTAAGCCCGTTTGATGCGTGGTTGTTGCTGCGCGGATTGCGAACGTTGGGATTGCGCGTTGACCGGCACAACAGCAACGCGATGGCACTGGCCCGGTTTCTGGAAACGCATCCCAAAGTCGCCCGTGTTTATTACCCCGGACTGGAAACGCACCCGCAGCATGAACTGGCCAAATCGCAAATGTCAGGTTTCACCGGAATGCTGAGCGCCGAATTGCGTGGCGGGTATTCGGCAGCCGACAAAGTAATGTCGGCACTGAAACTTGGGGTTCGCGCAGCCAGTTTGGGCGGTTTTGAAACTCTGGTTGTGCACCCGGCTTCGATGTGGAGTTTGCAATTGTCCCCGGAACAACGCGCTGCCACCGGAATCAACGAAGGGTTGATCAGAATTTCTGTCGGGTTGGAGGACGAAGCGGATTTGCTAGGCGATTTCGATCAGGCCCTGGCCCAAATCTGA
- a CDS encoding ACT domain-containing protein, giving the protein MAIQLYLPETKYAVASLPLSAYQAAVECIRDASNQEFVSLTRDKQEITLMIAEDIWHQVASGFPDAEVRGNWRMIRFDTFLDFTVVGFIAEISRALAIADISILSVSTYSTDAVLVQDSQFAAAVTAAKQALMTLQYTHLSQH; this is encoded by the coding sequence ATGGCAATTCAACTTTATCTCCCTGAAACCAAATATGCGGTTGCCAGTTTACCGCTGTCTGCTTACCAGGCGGCTGTGGAGTGTATTCGGGACGCGTCAAATCAGGAATTTGTTTCGTTGACACGCGACAAACAGGAAATCACCCTGATGATTGCCGAAGACATTTGGCATCAAGTCGCGTCAGGCTTTCCCGATGCGGAAGTTCGCGGCAACTGGCGGATGATCCGTTTCGACACGTTCCTGGATTTCACCGTCGTCGGGTTCATTGCGGAAATCAGCCGCGCGCTGGCCATTGCCGACATCAGCATTTTGAGCGTTTCGACGTACAGCACGGACGCTGTTTTGGTTCAGGACTCGCAATTCGCCGCCGCCGTCACCGCCGCCAAACAGGCGCTGATGACGTTGCAATACACCCACCTGTCACAACACTGA
- a CDS encoding ATP-binding cassette domain-containing protein gives MSVPVPAIEFRNVSISFDDVRALNQVSFTLGQGEMICITGDSQSGKSVLLRLAMGFLQPDEGEVWINGANITGLDETDLLSVRRGLMGMVFQENALFTGQSVFENAAYRLTDQEWPEDKIERAVVEVLSFVGLQNELEKQAEELSGGMKRRLELARALIGWPKIMLYDEPTAGLDPINAYQVMDLVIRARDLHGISSLYVTKMLHEISYLANHRAQLDQQGSSVTPSKSLVGTKVMLLEEGRIAFSGSPQEFETSALPAVQHMLHPMTEAMHDDMEFDDPWAQNRRNRSKHL, from the coding sequence ATGAGTGTTCCTGTTCCGGCAATTGAATTTCGCAATGTTTCCATCAGCTTTGACGACGTGCGGGCGCTGAACCAGGTCAGTTTTACGCTCGGCCAGGGAGAGATGATTTGCATTACCGGCGATTCGCAATCGGGAAAGTCTGTGTTGTTGCGCCTGGCAATGGGATTTTTGCAGCCGGATGAAGGCGAAGTGTGGATCAATGGCGCCAACATCACTGGGTTGGATGAAACCGACTTGCTCAGCGTGCGGCGCGGATTGATGGGTATGGTGTTTCAGGAAAACGCCCTGTTTACAGGGCAATCGGTTTTTGAAAATGCCGCTTACCGGTTGACCGATCAGGAATGGCCGGAAGACAAAATCGAAAGGGCCGTGGTGGAAGTATTGAGTTTCGTCGGGTTGCAAAACGAATTGGAAAAGCAAGCCGAAGAGTTGTCCGGCGGCATGAAACGGCGGTTGGAATTGGCGCGGGCGTTGATCGGTTGGCCGAAAATCATGCTGTATGACGAACCGACCGCCGGCTTGGATCCGATCAACGCATATCAAGTAATGGATTTGGTGATTCGCGCGCGAGATTTGCACGGCATTTCCTCGCTGTATGTCACCAAAATGCTGCACGAAATTTCCTACCTGGCCAATCATCGGGCACAGCTTGATCAGCAAGGCAGTTCTGTCACACCGTCCAAATCCCTTGTGGGAACCAAAGTCATGCTGCTTGAAGAAGGACGCATCGCGTTTTCCGGCTCACCACAGGAATTTGAAACAAGCGCATTGCCCGCTGTTCAGCACATGCTTCACCCTATGACCGAAGCGATGCATGACGACATGGAATTTGACGACCCGTGGGCGCAAAACCGTCGCAATCGCTCCAAACATCTCTAA
- the hemF gene encoding oxygen-dependent coproporphyrinogen oxidase has product MQNHQPIKQRAQEFFSGLQDTICRTLEEADGLAKFREDNWEREGGGGGRTRVMENGAVFEKGGVNFSAVAGVLPDQFAAKIGEGVVGAEGREFFATGISLVLHPRNPYVPTVHANFRYLEKGRARWFGGGADLTPFYPYREDVVHFHQTLKIACDQHDTDYYPRFKTWCDEYFFIKHRNETRGVGGIFFDYLQGDEEKLFAFVQDVGEAFLPAYLPIVAKRQGEVFGEREQKFQWIRRGRYAEFNLVYDRGTVFGLETRGRTESILMSLPPLASWVYDYTPEVGTAEAEAWTYFTPQDWLGAVDMVTKN; this is encoded by the coding sequence ATGCAAAATCATCAACCAATCAAACAACGCGCGCAGGAATTTTTCTCCGGACTGCAGGACACCATTTGCCGCACGCTGGAAGAGGCCGATGGCCTGGCCAAGTTTCGAGAAGACAACTGGGAACGCGAAGGCGGCGGCGGTGGGCGGACTCGCGTAATGGAAAACGGCGCAGTGTTTGAAAAGGGCGGGGTCAATTTTTCCGCCGTCGCCGGAGTTTTGCCGGATCAGTTTGCCGCCAAAATTGGCGAAGGAGTCGTCGGTGCCGAAGGGCGTGAGTTTTTTGCCACCGGAATTTCCCTGGTTTTGCATCCGCGCAATCCTTACGTGCCGACGGTGCATGCCAATTTCCGGTATTTGGAAAAGGGACGGGCAAGGTGGTTTGGAGGCGGAGCCGACCTGACACCTTTTTACCCATACCGCGAAGACGTAGTTCATTTTCACCAAACCTTGAAAATCGCCTGTGACCAGCATGACACAGATTATTATCCGCGCTTCAAAACATGGTGCGACGAATACTTTTTCATCAAACATCGCAACGAAACGCGAGGCGTCGGAGGAATCTTTTTTGACTACCTCCAAGGAGATGAAGAGAAGCTGTTCGCTTTTGTACAAGACGTTGGCGAAGCATTCCTGCCTGCTTATTTGCCAATCGTTGCCAAACGGCAAGGCGAAGTTTTTGGGGAACGCGAACAGAAGTTTCAGTGGATTCGTCGAGGTCGTTATGCCGAATTCAACCTGGTTTATGACCGTGGGACGGTGTTCGGTTTGGAAACACGTGGGCGGACTGAGTCCATTTTGATGTCACTGCCACCGTTAGCAAGTTGGGTTTACGATTACACGCCAGAAGTTGGCACTGCTGAAGCTGAGGCGTGGACTTACTTCACTCCGCAGGACTGGTTGGGGGCGGTTGATATGGTTACGAAAAATTGA
- a CDS encoding Hsp20 family protein, protein MKPQQVLEPKTTEKPIFVEAEKLLARLEEVTKAVAHRAYEFFEERGRQFGNELEDWFRAEAELLRYVPATMKEDENQYTIRAEVPGFKANEIKISVEPKRLILEGNSEQSAEEKSEKVVFSERRTHQFCRSFRLPVEVETDKVTANLKDGLLEITLPKMPVRQPVGIEINSV, encoded by the coding sequence ATGAAACCCCAACAAGTATTAGAGCCCAAAACGACAGAAAAACCAATTTTTGTCGAGGCTGAAAAACTGCTTGCCCGGTTGGAAGAAGTGACAAAAGCAGTTGCACATCGTGCATACGAATTTTTTGAGGAACGAGGCCGCCAATTTGGCAATGAACTGGAAGACTGGTTTCGAGCCGAAGCCGAATTATTGCGCTATGTGCCGGCGACAATGAAGGAAGACGAAAACCAGTACACGATTCGGGCCGAAGTTCCTGGCTTCAAAGCGAACGAAATCAAAATCAGTGTCGAACCCAAGCGCTTGATTTTGGAAGGCAATTCTGAGCAGAGCGCTGAAGAGAAATCCGAAAAAGTCGTTTTCAGCGAACGGCGAACCCATCAATTTTGCCGCTCGTTCAGGTTGCCCGTCGAAGTCGAAACAGACAAAGTGACTGCCAATTTGAAGGATGGTTTGCTGGAAATCACATTGCCAAAAATGCCTGTGCGCCAGCCGGTTGGTATTGAGATCAACTCTGTCTGA
- a CDS encoding aminopeptidase P N-terminal domain-containing protein: protein MKMNFRHLRFGVVAFALTLVSLSLTALPIASRVEATNSVPETWRIAPPTPKISEADRLAELSKRRQEVIKRMGDKAIMVLFSTEPRVYTLDVDYPYRQENNLYYLTGIKQDGAVLVLIPSAKKTREILFIPERNPRRETWTGHMLSNEEARQTSGIQEIWDMKLLNSFLATLAPRAEAALIKRGPTPKPMADLAAQWQTEFQSFIETVKADQGELFLLTPQGPDVREYRQEYELAENLKTANTGLKLRVAHPVFAELRLMKSPWEVKLLQHAVDITAEAFHRVFAITAPATFEYEVQAEFEYTFKRRGADNWGYPCIVGSGANATTLHYETNRDQMGDNGLLLMDCAAEFDHYSADITRTIPINGKFTKEQADIYRIVYEAQEEAIKLIRPGIALSTSGGALGRNPIYTRSADIIKDGLLRLGLITSKDNDEYRNWFMHGSTHWIGMNVHDVGNYGTALAPGMVFTVEPGIYIRPDALDVMPKTPENERFIKAVRPAFEKYKGIGIRIEDDVLVTNGAPVVMSASIPRKLEDVEATMARLKQEYRKSGWPQAAMR from the coding sequence ATGAAAATGAATTTTCGCCATTTGCGTTTTGGCGTCGTTGCTTTTGCGCTGACGCTGGTTAGTTTGAGTTTGACTGCGTTGCCAATCGCGTCACGCGTCGAAGCAACCAACTCCGTGCCCGAAACATGGCGAATCGCTCCGCCTACCCCGAAAATTTCCGAAGCCGACCGGTTGGCGGAACTATCCAAACGCCGTCAGGAAGTGATCAAGCGCATGGGCGACAAAGCCATCATGGTTTTGTTCAGCACCGAACCGCGCGTTTACACGCTGGACGTGGATTACCCCTATCGCCAGGAAAACAATTTGTATTACCTGACCGGCATCAAACAGGATGGCGCTGTTCTGGTGCTGATTCCCAGCGCAAAGAAAACGCGCGAAATTCTGTTCATTCCGGAACGCAATCCACGGCGGGAAACCTGGACAGGCCACATGCTCAGCAACGAAGAAGCTCGGCAGACCAGCGGCATTCAGGAAATCTGGGACATGAAATTGCTGAACAGCTTTCTGGCGACGCTGGCCCCGCGCGCTGAAGCCGCGCTGATCAAACGCGGCCCCACGCCCAAGCCAATGGCCGATCTGGCCGCTCAATGGCAGACCGAATTTCAAAGCTTCATTGAAACCGTCAAAGCCGATCAAGGCGAACTTTTCCTGTTGACGCCGCAAGGCCCGGATGTGCGCGAATATCGCCAGGAATACGAACTGGCCGAAAATCTGAAAACCGCCAACACAGGATTGAAACTGCGAGTTGCGCATCCGGTTTTCGCCGAACTGCGGCTGATGAAATCGCCATGGGAAGTCAAACTGCTGCAACACGCCGTGGACATCACCGCCGAAGCATTTCACCGCGTATTCGCCATTACCGCGCCAGCAACGTTTGAGTACGAAGTTCAGGCCGAATTTGAATACACCTTCAAACGCCGCGGCGCGGACAACTGGGGTTATCCGTGCATCGTGGGTTCCGGCGCGAATGCGACGACGCTGCATTACGAAACCAATCGGGATCAGATGGGCGACAACGGTTTGTTGCTGATGGATTGTGCGGCGGAATTCGACCATTACAGCGCCGACATCACACGCACGATTCCGATCAACGGAAAATTTACCAAAGAACAGGCGGACATTTACCGCATCGTTTACGAAGCCCAGGAAGAAGCTATCAAACTGATTCGCCCGGGCATCGCCCTTTCCACGTCAGGCGGAGCATTGGGGCGCAATCCGATTTACACCCGCTCCGCCGACATCATCAAAGATGGGTTGTTGCGGCTTGGGTTGATTACTTCAAAGGATAATGACGAATATCGCAACTGGTTTATGCACGGTTCGACGCACTGGATTGGCATGAACGTCCATGATGTCGGTAATTACGGCACTGCCTTGGCGCCGGGCATGGTATTCACTGTCGAACCGGGAATTTACATTCGCCCCGACGCGCTGGATGTGATGCCCAAAACGCCGGAAAACGAGCGTTTCATCAAAGCTGTTCGCCCCGCATTTGAAAAATACAAAGGCATTGGCATTCGCATTGAAGACGACGTTCTGGTGACCAATGGCGCTCCGGTGGTGATGTCCGCTTCGATTCCGCGCAAACTGGAAGATGTCGAAGCGACGATGGCCAGACTGAAACAGGAATACCGTAAATCCGGCTGGCCTCAGGCAGCAATGAGGTGA
- a CDS encoding aldo/keto reductase, which translates to MNYRVLGRTGIKVSEVGYGAWGIGGVQWTGGDDAEARRALNLAIDLGLNFIDTALAYGRGHSERLVGEVVRSRNERIFVATKIPPMNLQWPAQAVPLEEAFPAEYIIECTEKSLRNLGLEKIDLQQFHVWHDNWVERTEWIEAISKLRQQGKVSHFGISINDYQPTNVIKALRTGHIDAVQVIYNIFEQAPNDALYPVCQELNVGVLARVPFDEGGLTGAIKPDTVFPEDDFRSWFFRGDRKQKVFDRVEKLKTLLGAESATLPELALRFTLSHDAVSTVIPGMRTIKHVESNIACSDGRKLSLALLEKLKAFAWDRTGSW; encoded by the coding sequence ATGAACTATCGAGTTTTGGGAAGAACGGGCATCAAAGTGTCGGAAGTCGGTTATGGCGCGTGGGGAATTGGCGGCGTGCAATGGACAGGCGGCGACGACGCTGAAGCGCGCAGAGCATTGAACCTGGCGATTGATCTTGGTTTGAACTTCATTGACACGGCGCTCGCTTATGGCCGCGGCCACAGCGAACGGCTGGTCGGCGAAGTCGTTCGTTCGCGCAACGAACGGATTTTTGTCGCTACCAAAATTCCGCCGATGAATTTGCAATGGCCTGCTCAGGCAGTGCCGCTCGAAGAAGCTTTCCCGGCGGAATACATCATCGAATGCACGGAAAAAAGTTTACGCAATCTGGGTTTGGAAAAGATTGACCTGCAACAATTTCACGTCTGGCACGACAACTGGGTCGAACGAACGGAATGGATCGAGGCTATTTCGAAACTGCGCCAACAGGGAAAGGTCAGCCATTTCGGCATTTCGATCAACGATTACCAGCCGACGAATGTCATCAAAGCCCTCAGAACCGGGCACATTGACGCTGTTCAGGTGATTTACAATATCTTCGAGCAGGCTCCGAACGATGCGCTGTATCCGGTTTGTCAGGAATTGAATGTCGGCGTGCTGGCGCGCGTGCCGTTTGACGAAGGCGGCTTGACCGGAGCGATCAAACCCGACACGGTTTTCCCGGAAGACGATTTTCGTTCGTGGTTTTTCCGTGGCGACCGCAAACAGAAGGTGTTTGATCGAGTCGAAAAGCTGAAAACCCTGCTTGGTGCGGAATCCGCCACGCTGCCGGAACTCGCACTGCGCTTCACGCTCAGCCACGATGCGGTCAGCACGGTCATTCCCGGAATGCGGACGATCAAACACGTGGAATCGAATATCGCCTGTTCCGATGGCCGCAAACTGTCGCTGGCGTTGTTGGAAAAATTGAAAGCCTTTGCCTGGGATCGAACCGGCAGTTGGTAA
- a CDS encoding acyl-CoA thioesterase: MSEAKNEQNIELGELAIRVSMLPRDTNPGGTIFGGVILSHLDQAGGIEARKHADKLFVTVAMRGIEFIAPVFVGDVISFYTRTIKLGRTSVTVGIVVEAMRYRDGDNVVRVMEAEAVYVAVDENRKPIPIKDE; the protein is encoded by the coding sequence ATGAGTGAAGCAAAAAATGAGCAAAACATCGAACTTGGCGAACTGGCAATCCGGGTTTCAATGCTGCCGCGCGATACCAATCCGGGCGGAACCATTTTCGGCGGAGTCATCTTGAGCCATCTGGATCAGGCCGGAGGCATTGAGGCACGCAAACATGCCGACAAACTGTTCGTCACCGTTGCCATGCGCGGAATCGAATTCATTGCGCCAGTGTTTGTTGGCGACGTGATCAGTTTTTATACCCGCACGATCAAACTCGGTCGGACTTCGGTCACAGTTGGAATCGTTGTCGAAGCTATGCGATATCGTGATGGCGACAATGTGGTTCGCGTGATGGAAGCCGAGGCGGTTTACGTCGCCGTGGATGAAAATCGGAAACCCATCCCGATCAAGGACGAATAG
- a CDS encoding DUF969 domain-containing protein, translating to MHVYDLLKLIGVVIIVVGIALKLRTTLVVVVAALATGLIAGLPLFSHEGFFQHLPLLTKPGQVGIINTLGKAFADNRLMTLFIITLPAIGLCERFGLQEQSAKLIRGIKAATVGRLQIVYQLFRVLHGALGIRLNGHPSFVRPLVFPMSLGAAEKGSESRLQPAVVEKIKAANAAAENYGNFYGQNLSPVQAGILLVFGVMNGLGFAVGLWDLVWYTIPVVVASILFAAAQFWWLDRWLKTEAHQ from the coding sequence TTGCACGTCTACGATCTGCTCAAACTTATCGGCGTGGTCATCATCGTTGTCGGCATTGCGCTGAAGCTGAGAACGACGTTGGTGGTCGTTGTCGCTGCGCTGGCCACGGGACTCATCGCCGGATTGCCGCTGTTTTCGCACGAAGGATTTTTCCAGCATTTGCCGCTGCTGACCAAACCCGGCCAGGTCGGAATCATCAACACGCTGGGCAAAGCCTTTGCCGACAATCGGTTGATGACTCTGTTCATCATCACGCTTCCGGCCATCGGTTTATGCGAACGATTCGGGTTGCAGGAACAATCCGCAAAATTGATTCGCGGGATCAAAGCGGCAACCGTCGGACGGCTGCAAATTGTTTATCAACTTTTTCGCGTGCTGCACGGCGCGTTGGGCATTCGGTTGAACGGCCATCCGTCGTTTGTGCGTCCGTTGGTGTTTCCAATGTCGCTTGGCGCGGCAGAAAAAGGTTCAGAGTCCAGGCTTCAGCCTGCTGTTGTCGAAAAGATCAAAGCCGCCAACGCCGCTGCTGAAAACTACGGCAACTTTTATGGGCAGAACCTGTCACCTGTGCAAGCCGGAATCCTGCTGGTGTTCGGCGTGATGAATGGGCTTGGCTTTGCCGTCGGCCTTTGGGATTTGGTTTGGTACACCATCCCTGTGGTGGTGGCTTCGATCCTGTTTGCGGCAGCGCAATTCTGGTGGTTGGATCGCTGGCTGAAAACGGAGGCGCACCAATGA
- a CDS encoding nucleotidyltransferase domain-containing protein, which produces MRVANANQREISDLCRQIVEVCHPQKVVLFGSYAYGLPTEDSDVDLMVVMPFEGHPAYQAGAIRSQVHTPLAVDLLVRTPQQIEERMEMGDPFMQEILEHGKVLYEADHNGMDNQSGERLDQRAA; this is translated from the coding sequence ATGAGAGTGGCTAACGCAAACCAAAGAGAAATCTCCGATCTTTGTCGCCAGATAGTGGAGGTCTGCCATCCACAAAAGGTCGTGCTGTTTGGTTCTTACGCTTACGGCTTGCCAACAGAAGATTCGGATGTTGATCTGATGGTTGTGATGCCTTTTGAAGGTCATCCTGCCTATCAAGCCGGTGCAATCAGGTCGCAGGTTCATACCCCATTGGCTGTTGATTTGCTGGTCAGAACTCCTCAACAAATAGAGGAAAGAATGGAAATGGGCGATCCGTTTATGCAAGAGATTCTGGAGCATGGAAAAGTTCTTTATGAAGCAGATCACAACGGAATGGATAACCAAAGCGGAGAAAGATTGGATCAGCGCGCAGCGTGA